TTTGCAGCAGAAGTTCTCCTACCTCGTCGGTGTTCAGTTTGGTAACCAGTTCTATAGCATTGGTCGCCAGTTCCAGACGGATTTCGATGGAGAATACTTTGTGCTCGGTATTCGCGATGCTGGCAAGCGCGTTCGCGACACGACATTCAAGATGGTTCTTTCGGATGACTCTTTGAAGGCTGTCGGCGATCGCTACAACGAAAAGCTGAAGACAATCCGTGAAGAAATGACCAAGAAGCAGCAGGCTGAAGAAGAAAAGCTCAAGGCCGAAGTCGCTTCCCTCCGTGGTGATACGCTTGCAAACGGCATGCCTGCTAAGATGAACTTCAGCGTGAAGGCTTCCGGTATTACGGTGAAGGGCGAAGACTTGAGCGCTTTTGCTGGCAAGCCGCTCCTCATGTTCTACTTCTCTGCAACTTGCGGTCACTGCGCACATGCCGCTCCGCAGATTCTCGAAATCGCAAAGGAATTTGCTCAGAAGGGTCTCACGACTGTTTCTATTGCTAGCGGTGGAAACAACAAACCGGGTATCCGTCGCTTTATCGACGATGCCAAGTTCGATGAAACGATTAGCGTCGTTTGGGATGAATCTCGCCAGTTCGGTGAACTTTACAGCGATGGCTACGTTCCGAAGGTCTATCTCGTGAATCCGGATGGCTCTTACAAGCAGTATGCTGCCTTCGAAAAGGAAAAGGATGACCTGAAGAAGGAAATCGCAGAACTCCTCAACGGCAAGAACGTTGAATGGAAGATCGAAGTCAAGAAGCCGGCTGCTGATTCCGCCAAGGCTCCTGAAACAAAGCAGGAAACCAAGAAGGACGCCAAGTCCGCTAAGGCAAAGAAGTAAGCCAAATTTTCTTGTGCCGGGCGTTGTTCCGGTATAGCCTTTGAACGCATCTCGTAACGCGGGATGCGTTCTTTTTGTAGTGCGTTTTTATATAGCCGAAAGCCCTATAAATTTCTAAATTGCGTGAAAAATCGCATATCGCCTGAATCGCAAAAGAAAAGTCTATGATTATCGCAGAATTTGATGTTGTCGTCGTCGGTGGTGGTCACGCCGGTATTGAAGCTACGCATGCCGCATGGAAGATTGGTGTCAAAACCGCCATGCTCACGATGGATTTGAATGCTATCGGCAGAATGTCGTGCAACCCAGCAGTCGGTGGCGTTGCTAAAGGCCAAATTGTTCGCGACATCGATGCTCTCGGTGGTCTCATGGGGCTTTTGACGGACAAGGCTGGCATCCAGTTCCGCATGCTCAACATGAGCAAGGGTCCTGCCGTATGGGGACCGCGTGCACAATGCGATATGAAGTATTACAGCGAAGTTGCCCGCGAGACGATGGAAAGCTTGCCGGGACTCACGCTGATTCAAGGCGAACTTGCATCGTTTGAACGTATGAACGACGGTCGATTGGAACTCACGCTTTTGAATGGCGACCGCTATATCACACGTGCGATTGTGGTGACGAGCGGAACATTCCTTGCCTCCAAGATGTTCACCGGGCTTGAAACGAGCATCGGTGGGCGAGTGGGCGAGCCGAGTGCAGACAAACTCTCGGAATGTTTGGCAAAGAACGGCATCCGTCTGCGCCGCCTAAAAACAGGCACGCCGAGCCGCTTGGATCCGGATTCTATCGACTTTAACGAGTGCGATGTGCAACATGGCGACGAGCATCCGTGGCCGATGAGCGACCGCCATTTTGATGGTGCCACTCCCGACAAGTTCTGGGGTGACCAAATTAACAAGTTTATCCGCAACGATTGCGTCTGCTGGATTACGCGCACGAACATCAAGACGCACGATATTTTG
This is a stretch of genomic DNA from Fibrobacter sp. UWB13. It encodes these proteins:
- a CDS encoding FKBP-type peptidyl-prolyl cis-trans isomerase N-terminal domain-containing protein, with translation MKLKKIALGAAALALVACGEAQKPIAKAAAIAPDSADDQKFAYMLGAQFGLQNFANLPWQSGEGIDEDATVQGFRDGLANLKDTSAKLQLPQDTLASVSKQIQNAMRERYFKTQPDSTAKDLSDEQRRALVDSLRKALPVTPAPAVANANVKLTLDASLQQKFSYLVGVQFGNQFYSIGRQFQTDFDGEYFVLGIRDAGKRVRDTTFKMVLSDDSLKAVGDRYNEKLKTIREEMTKKQQAEEEKLKAEVASLRGDTLANGMPAKMNFSVKASGITVKGEDLSAFAGKPLLMFYFSATCGHCAHAAPQILEIAKEFAQKGLTTVSIASGGNNKPGIRRFIDDAKFDETISVVWDESRQFGELYSDGYVPKVYLVNPDGSYKQYAAFEKEKDDLKKEIAELLNGKNVEWKIEVKKPAADSAKAPETKQETKKDAKSAKAKK